Within the Maylandia zebra isolate NMK-2024a unplaced genomic scaffold, Mzebra_GT3a scaffold01, whole genome shotgun sequence genome, the region TTCTTCAAATGTCGAGGTCAAAGTAAGTTCAGCTAGTTGTTGACTGTTCAGTGTCACAACTGAGCACATAAACACTTTAAATGACAataactaacacacacacacacacacacacacacacacacacacacacacacacacacacacacataaaatctTCCTTTACAAAAACCAACTTATAGTTTTATGTGATGTTCTGTATCTCtcattaaaatataattatcaTAAACAGTAGAGACTAATTTGTGGactatttcagtttatttcttcCTAAGTAAGCAAGCTTAAATTCAGCTTTCTAAAATTTTACatgttaaataaaagaaattcagCTCTTTGCATCACCAGTTTTGAATCTTGTGTATTTTGCTGTTGTTAAATTGTTACAAAACTGAAACTTTGCTGAAGCAGCAGGAACCCTGGCTTCATCTAACACATCAGGACCACCTgctccatcacaaacaccacagaagaagaacaacaaggATTAGATTAAAGGTCAgccagctgtttttattttgtgtgttaaCAGATAATAACCGATCTAAAAAAGCAGATGGAAAGCTGACAGATTTGAGCTCTGCTGCTCATTTCCATGTGTAGTCCCTGTGCAGGTCACATGACTCTATCCAACAGTCCAGAGAAGAAAGATGAGTAACCTTCCTGTCATGTTCAGGTCGAATCCAATTTACAACTTAAAACACtcataaatattgtgttttccATCCGATTGGCTCGAGGCCTTATGACATCCTCCCCACTATGCACTTGAACATATAAAAGTGATGAGCACCTCTTTCACTGaattttgagtgttttaatCAACCATGTTACATCTGCGGTATTCCTGGTCAAACCATAGgaaatgcccccccccccattgcCTGAACGACCCACTGACGACCCACTGAACTGTATTTGGtggtgaaaaatgtttgttatgctaattTAAGAGCTGTTAAAACTGACCGATCAGTTTTGACTGGAGCACTAAAGtgaaggggggaggggggtcctGATAAGGAAACAGGATGGGTGGAGGGGGCTGCACCACATCTGAACACCAACAACAGGAAACTGGACTTAAAATAGAATCTGCGTTTCTGTGTTACAACGCTGAAACAGCCAAACCACAAAATGCAGTAAAAGTTCAAAGGTCAGAGTGACGGAGGTTGAACTCAtagaataataattattataatattttacattaaaaccaaatttacaatttaaaaaaaggcaaattaaATGAGAACAAAAAGCATTACTATGGTCCTGTGATCATGCTGTTTGACTCACAGCACTGGTCACACACAGATCAAACTGATTGATCAGCCATCAGAGGAGTCGGATCAATGGAGCTGCTTCTGTTCCTGATGTCCCGTTTGATCCTGGACCTGAACTCTCCCTGCAGAGGAGACACAAGACAGTCAGACACAATAGCACAAGCcaataaacaacaaataaacaaacctaCCATTTTTGTCTGATGAAGTTTCCcttcctcccactgtctctCCAGTTTTCAGAGGGTCTTCTTTCATCTCTGTTTGGTCTTTGTAAACCTGGTCCTCTTCTTCAGGCTGGTCTGAGGGTTTCTTATACACGTGGACCATCACTGATGGACCTGATTCTTCACGTATCCACCTCACCTCAGCATCTTCAGGCAGGTTTTGTGTGGTTATGAAGGGCAGCTGGACATGGACAGACTCCACCCGCATCAAGAACTGCACCTGCACTCAAAAAAGTCAACTAAGGCAGTTGTTTGATTAATTCAATAGACATTTGTCTATTTAACATGAACATATTGAGTTTAGGTTTTTAAATCATTATCAGTTGTTGGTTtaacataaaataacaaaaagtttaatgaaCTAGATTTGCATTCTTCAGttcaattaaatgtaattattttaaatcaacaaCTCTAAAACCGATGCCTAGTGCGCATGCTCAAACTTCCCAAAAGTGAAGAGGCGGGAACGCGGAGAAGTTATATGTGTTCAGTGGACTGCCATTTCCCTCTGCGGAATCTTCCACAATACAGGTAAGTaataaataactcaaaatatCTTAGTCAAACGAAGTTGTTTTGTCCATTAATTGTTTAACAATGTTTTTAATTCCAAATGTGTAAGTTGTCATTAGACAGCGGGAGTGGAGCAAATACAGTGAAAATCTGGTATTAGACGGTGCCAATCGGTACCGTCTAATACCTGATTTATAATCCGCTCTGGGTATATTTATACTATTATTAGCATTTCcacttcattgtttttcttttttttttttttttttacccgttTTTGCAGTTAGTCTTATAGTGTTTTTAGCGGTTATTGATATGTTTAATTCAATATTTAACACGTTTGTAATTCACTTTCAAAGTAAATGAAGTTAGCTAAAGCTAGTATGGTTGTCTCATTGAACTTCTACCTAGCTCTGTTAGCATTCACTTTGGTTTTAAATGACGGTTATTGCAAgacatggtctttgttcactttttttattatcatttgcattttttctttctttctttctttctctctccttttatTTTAAGCATTCGGCCTCTCACAGTAATGCAAGTTAAACTAGCATGCGCGATTTGCTAAATattagctgtgtccaaattcaggggctGCATCCTTCGAATTGACTTGATGCTAGTGCATGGGAAAAAGAGCATAAACACGAGGTCAGAGGAAAAGGCAATGGCGGATAGTTATGAAAATTGCCTGTCGGACCTATACCGCAACTACCAGCATCTTTATTGCATAGTGTGAAACACTGCTATTACATTTGGCAACAGATTGGATATTTATCTGTGAATTTTTTATTGCAAGAggtatttatatgtatttgtatttttttttatacatttgcaacaaagtaaaaaaaaatccactgtggaatttttataaaataattttttctgttttctttaccaTAGTAACACCACAAAGAAAGCTGACCCCTTTTTCTGATTGTTTGTGCCTCCTCTTTAATACATGGTAAGCCTTTTACcatcatatattttttatgATAGTTTTATGATTtaatcaaagtgaaaaaaaggTGCCAATAAAACTATCCTTaaaactgcttttctttttttctttcagtgacTTGTATGTGGCAGTGCAAGCGTTGTTCCATCAGGGAGAGTAGTAGGTACAGTTATTGAAACACtgtacagggctcgcaaaatggctagcccgacgtcccagggctagcgatttttccagtcgggctaccaaaatctatctctgccctgcccgtcgggctgtcataagaaggaaaaatatatgtcaatgcttctgcattctttcggaaatgtagctgggtaattatgtcattggcatcggtgagccactgtcaatatgtgacatattgaaatcgcgtttgaatttgcgcttgttttttgctttcactttgcaatcgcgcgacctgtgtatagagagcgacagcactgatctgtgagtgatgataatttgtgcaccaattcctctgacatcgtcttatcaatcgttagcttactatgcaaacatgacaagtgaaatctcccacagcttaaacatgtgagaggttgatcgcgcagacaATCGCTGAgtgttatgtgagtgcgtgtgtaaaagcagcaggatattaATTGTAGTTCTGCttagccaaataagacaggtcagggtgaagaagtgacagccaaagaaaagcttaccacaaaacggaaaagttatgacaaatcagactataaggcaaaaagaaagtgcagctttatggtttcatggacaaaagaatttctgtggctgcaacatgacgagctatataaccggggctgcacataagtggtccgcaagTGCGtatttgctgtcaaaataaaaaacgcgcacaagataagaagttgcaacgcgtgtttgcatacataagattttctggaggaggacatatttatttagaactcttaaatatgtcgaagaagctcctttaagcaattactttggttttcctccacctccaaagaaatgtcagaaggagtccgaaccacaaaagaagcgcgtattctcgcaaaagtggttgcaggaggtgagctggcttcaaacaaatgatgaacacacagatgtggtgcagaatgtgccgtgaaaatcccactctagcggacaaaaacagtgccttttatatgGATGCAAAcgtgcgttgcaacttcttatctgttgcgcgtcttttattttgacagcgaatgcgcacatgcggaccacttatgtgcacccgtgtaaataacataatgttctgccgggtgtgttgttggttttccctcgatttctgagtcgacaagcgcctttgttactgggaccagtcattttaagaaaggcccccattagaaatggattattgctcagtctgcaatatctttcccagaacaaacaccaattgcaaataatatactaaaaataaacctgaaaaatctgtttagaacagcatactgtgttgcaaagagtgaactaccactggtgcaatttagcagtctttgcaaacttcaaaaagcaaatggcctagatcttggttccacttgcctcttacTTGTGACTttagtggaaatttcaaattcagtatctgacacagactgattcatgtcctacacagacAGCACTGATGTCTGCATGGTCTTCTAAAAGCAGCTTTAGTCAGCTTAGATGTGAAGTGAGTGAAATATACAGTTGCGTTTTTAATCAATGTATTTGTTCTCTATTGCAGATTGAGAAGGAGTTTCTGCGAATCACCACAAAGCCTCTGCTATCTACTTTCTTTGCCGAGCTTGACCAATACGCGCCACGCTTAATGGAAATCTTTCTGACCAAAGGAGGGACACGTGGAAAGAAAATAAGAGGTCTCATGCTTGCCATCTCCAAGGTTTGTATTAGGATTGAGTAGACTTTGTCATAGGCAgcaaaaataacttttatttggAGATGAAGTTGTCAATTTTGTTTCGGCTTAACAAGTGGTACATGCCAGGTTCTAACCTAAAGAATAATTATGCAAGTTAACTGATTACCCTagctttaagaaaaacagactgGTTTTGGCTCATattatctcctcctcctctccagcaTGACAACATCCATACCAGACGAGCATGCATCTTGAAGTCTTTGTGCATCCACCTAAACGAAGACGTTAATAGAAGTTAATAAAGGAGGACTTGGTGAGCCATTGTGACAGCATGTTGTCTGTAACATTCTCATACAAATTGTGACGTTGCCTCAAATGCaaatcattaaaattaaaattttgagATTAGCAACAAGACACCTGGTATTGGGGAAAGGATGTCTTGAATACCAAACAGTATTAAGCGTTGCAATAAAGAATTTCTGGAATTTGGTATTGGAAGGAAAGAAATTTATGCCTACTTAAACTTGATACACAAACATACAATGCATTTAACATGCATCAAGACTATATTGCTTTTGAATCTGTACTTGGATTAAAACAAGTCctgttgttttttcattgttatggTCATCAGTATTTGTAAATAGAAATGTCTATGAACTTTGAGCTGTTTAGCACTAACACTTCTatacctgttttattttagcaGCTGAGTTAGCCTTTTCTCGAGTCCTGTCCCCCTAAGTTACTCTTGCTACGTCCGACAAACAAATGGTTTCCTCTGCGCACCAATGGGTACCCGAATGTGCGAGCAGACATGCTTCATAATGTTCGGTACATTTACCTGGGAATGGGGCCATACACACTGTTTAATCCATTCACGTTGTTTTTGACTTTGTGAATGGAAAGAACACAACTCCTCCAGACACAATCTCTCGGCGTATCGGTGGGCACACCGCTTCTCCATCTTGCTTGAGGTTAATGTTTGTCAGACACAGTAACGGTTGCTATAATGTGTAATTGGACAATGGCCCTTTCGGGGGAGGGGCCGGTGAGAGGTCAATTATGCCACCTCTTTTGACATGAGaggtgtattttataatttatgtaTTGGAGTAATTACTAACAACTACTTTAGTGGTGTAATTTTCTGTTTATTACTTTGACTACTTGGATTTTATGAACAGCATAGAAACAGTTGTTTAAACAATCTCTTaaattttactttgttgtcttatACTTTTTCATGTAGGATACGGACAGCGAGGCAAAAAGCTGCATGGAGCAAACTGTGATGGGGGTGTACGTCATCCAGAAGGAGGGTGCTGAACCTGAAGATGACCCAGAGGACGTTGGTGTCGTGATTGAGGGTGTGGAGGCTAACACTGATTTGGGTAACATTGCACAAGCATGTGCTCTGTTGTTTGGACTCATATACCGTTTGAACCTGAGCTACCCACCAGAACTTAAATGCACCTTTGAAGTCCTCCAGAAGATACTTTTAAATCTTGATGGACAAAAGCTGTCTTCAAAGGTACAGTTTCTGAAAAACAAGCTTATGGGGTGAGAGCACTTGAAAATGACTGATAGGTCTTGAATGGTTCATTGGTGCAATGGTGATTTCCAATATATAATGttaatatttgagttgtttatattttttttctttcatttaaaacatttttttttaagtttttggaTTCTCTCTGTTGGGCAATTCACCTTTTATACAGCACTGCAGATGATTTTTGTTTGTCCTTATATAGATGGCTCAAAATGGATCAGAAGTACTGACAGAAGTACTATGTTGTGTTTATGTATCAAGGTCCTgtaaagtttaagaccactgcCACCTGTTAAGTTCACTGTATTATTGTTTCCATTTTGCTTGCTAGCATgttttaaaacacagcaaaactatATTGCTAGCTGTGGAGGACTGCaaccaaaattaaaaaaataaatacagaaatataaaaattggtCAAACTAATAATTATTTCAATGAGATACACCAAACAAATATAGATTTTCATCACCTATggaattttttgttgttgttgtattgcCCCCAAAATAtttctaattattttattttatttttccaaattcACACAATTCGATTTTGTCACATGTTTTAACTTGCCAAGTGGGAGatgtatttttatcttttagtttaattttttaaaatgcagtcgATATATTGAGCAAATTTTGCATCTGTTTTTAGTTGTGGAAGCTTTGGTTCCAACATATTACCTATGTAAATAAGTATTCTAACATTTTACCTTTTGAAGTGGCATAATGCTTGCAGGTGTACAAAAATGGTAAGCTTTTATATTGTCCACTAAATCCAGTTAATAAAGATAATGTTATCATAATCTGATTGTGACTTTTTTTGTAAAGTAGTGGGTTTCTAAATGTGtaacaaatgtaaacaaatctaATTGAAATAATTTGGTTGAAATGAGTGAAATCATTGCCTTGATTAACAAAGTAGTTGTTGAAACAACAAGATTTAATTCTGTTTtcctaaactttttaaattgtgtagaatgaattaaaacaaatttcactctacatacttaaataaatcacttcaaATCAATGTAAGTATAGTATGTTGATCCAacgtaatctgattacattaaACCACCAAATGCTAAATGTGTTGGTTTGACATGATCGAAAAGGGTTTATTGTACTTGGTTAAATTGTGTGCAAAAAGGGTGCCAtgattaaattgtgttcatccaacaacagatttttttgagtgtgagagactgagaggacaacaaacacaacatgagCTGTGAATTCATAACTTCATAGATTTATTTTGGCACCAAAATCAGAGCTTCTTCTACTTCTACAAATAAATCAACCTTTGACTCTGAGCAGCACAGTTTTCTTTCTGATTAAGTTTCCCTTCCTCCAGACCAAACACTTGTACTCTCCACTGTCAGCAACTGTGggctgtttcagggtcagactgaggtctccagtttccAGCGGTTTTTCATTCATCACAGTTCGGCCTTTGTAAACCTCGTGCTGTTCTTCATgctggtcagagccgttctTATACACGTTGACATTCAGTGATGGTTCAGGCTCTTTGTGTTTCCACTCCACTTTAGTATCTTCAGGCAGGTTTTCTGTGGTTATGAAGGGCAGCCggacagactccgcccccaccTTAAACTGCACCTGACAGACTAAGaagacaacaaacacaacatgagCTGTGAATTCATAACTTCATAGATTTATTTTGGCACCAAAATCAGAGCTTCTTCTACTTCTACAGACAAACCAACCTTTGACTTTGAGCAGCACAGTTTTCTTTCTGATGAAGGTTCCCTTCCTCCAGACCAAACACTTGTACTCTCCACTGTCAGCATCTGTGGGgtatttcagggtcagactgaggtctccagtttccAGCGGTTTGTCATTCATCACAGTTCGGCCTTCGTAAACCTCGTGCTGTTCTTCATATTGGTTTTGGCCGTTCGTAAACACGTGAGCCTTCTGGAACGGCTCGTAACGTTCCCATATCACTTGAATTTCCCCTGACAGGTGTTTTGTGGTTTTGAAGGGCAGCGTGACAGATGTTTCCCCATCCTCCACCTTCACCTTCACTGGAATAACTGAAAGAACAACAAATACAGACAGCAGCAGGTTTTCAGAGGTTTAGATAAAGCTGAAGGACAGAAGCACATCAGAGCAGGAGGAACAGTAACATCCCTGTTTACAGGATGGGGTTTTAAGATATCATGGAAATGCACATTGATTTGGGATTCTCCTTGATGATGGAGAACCATCTCTCCTCTTGATCACCTCGACCCCAAGAAGCTGCTCAGAGTTGTCATCGTGTATGAAGAGGACACTATGTACTACTTCCTTCATTTCAGCTGAGTTCCCCTGTGTGAAAGCACGATTTCTTTTAATTCAGCAGCGCTTTGGAACTGAAGCAGGCTGGATGTTGACATGTCTGACTAAAGCTAACAGAGCACAAACCAGAGGACAGCTGAACCTCAGGACTAAACTAAATAAATCCCAAACTCTGAAACCTCCCAGAGACATTTCCCTGCATTATGAGTTTAACACGATGGATACATGGTGTCTGTTGGTGGTGTTTGTGAAGTTATGTCAAATAAACACTATGGATTTGTGAAaactgtgtttattttaaatgaagagGCTTCAGTATATTTAAGTTAAGCTGTCCTGAGGCTCCAACTGCTCAGCTGATCTTCTTAGTTTAATCCACTCGCACAAGCTGAATATTCTGTGAACCTCAGGTGGGTGATGTTTGCACCTGGCAGTTAATATTTGGAtgttctgtttgtctttgtgctTTTCTGTTGTAAAGACTTGTTGGAGTCTTGaaacactttcattttcattaagCAATTCTTTATAAAGCCAAAGTAGTTCTCACTTTAGATCATCTAGAACAAAAGACATTAACTGTTAACTGCCTGAATTAACCATgatatgaaatatgaaacaaGTATTAACAAAACATGTATTAAAGCAAACAAATGTGCTTTTAAATACTTTGTTCATCAGACGTATAAAACAGACTTATTAATCAAGATTCTATATTTATATTGATATCAATTTATATCTATCTATTTATAAACTAAACACTAAGGATGAGTATTACTTTATAAATGATTAATTAAGCACTTACTACCTTACTAATGCTGCAGACGTGTTGGATGAAGAGCAGAAGCACAGACAGACTGAGCCTCCACAGTCGGCCATGTCTCACACACATCAGCACAGAAACCATGAAGATCTCATGTGTCTGAACATCTGAAGCTCTCCACCACATGACTGAGCACAACTCAAGGAGGAACATTTACTGAAGCTGCTGCAACATTTACTGTCAGCACATGTTTCCATGTCAGCTGCTGTTtaccaccacagaagaagaacagctTGTCCACATGCAGCCTCTATGTCGGATCAATGCAGTGaagcacacacactgtttagtAAAGTCATGTTGTGGAGCTGTTTCACTGATCAATGACTGAGTCTGAAGGAGGTTTTCTGACTTCTGGAACAAACCTGgaagtttctcttcagctctctgtatcagctgtttgtaactcTCAACTCTTTCAGCTTCTGGAACAAGTTTGTGTGAGCCACAGTCAAGGAGCCACCAGAGGACACCTGCTGACCATCGGCATTATGGGTAGTGTAGTAGGAGACACTCACCTGACATGAAATAGTGCCGGAAATAAAATAGAAGACCTCCAGAAACTACTAGAAGAAGAACCAGGAGAGCTTTGGCCCAGGATGGAAATGGTTCTGTGATGAAAAGAAAACGAAAAGTTTTCTGACCTGTGTCCACAAcattgacctctgacctgtaaGTACAGCACTTACTGTTGACCTGCAGCATTACTTTCCATCTGAGGATGTCTTTGTCCCTGTAGATGGTGCAGATGTATCctccactgtctctctctgtggggtgtttcagggtcagactgaggtctccagttctcAGTGGATCTTCATTCATCTTTGTTTGGTCTCTATAAACTTCATCCTGAGTCATAAGTTGGCCACTTTGGTTTGAATACTCACGAACCACCATGAGTCCGAGGTCAGAGCGAGTCCACTCCACTCTGGTGGCCTCGGGTATGTTAGGTTTTGTTTTGCAGGGCAGGATGACAGAGTCTGACCCTTCCTCCACCTTCACCTCCACCTGCTGATCTATGAGGAAAATGAACCATAATatcagaagcagcagcagccatgCTCATGGTAAAGAGAGAATTGATGTGCTCTGATCTCTGCTACCAGTAAAAATACAtattaataatatataaatatcatgattctctctctttttgtttaaaatggTAACTAAACTGGACACTAAAACGGAGCTCCTGGGCCATCATAGATGGAGGCGGTGCCAAGTTTTGGATCCACAACATTCAAAATGATCTGCCTTTCCTCCAGACGTGCCACAAGTGGCAGCTTGAGGCCATTAAGGGAGCGTCACTAATTTCTCATGTTGGCACTTGTATAACACCCCCTTACCACACTACCTCCACACTCACATTATGAATGCATAACCCTGCTTCCTGTTcagtaaatgaataaatgaaagctACTTGATTGGAAGTGGATTCTTGTCAAGTTTATCTTCTTAAAATGACATCCTCTGTTACATGTTGTACATCGGTCTCTATTAGGCctgtgagctgcaggttttcttGCGTATACAGGATGGAAAACCTTCTGAATCAAATCATCCAGATTTAGTAGAAACACCAAAAAATCTAGCTGTGAGATTTTGATGTTTGCAGACTGGTTACATCTGGAAAATATTAATGCCATTTTCCAGTTTTCAACAAAAGAAATTCCTTTTCTATCAACCTTTAGTTTGACATGTGATCTTTGACTTGTGATTATAGAAGgtgtggtttttcttttttttgtttgggtttcttaCCTTTGACATGCAGCTGTACGTCGGTCAGTTTCAGTTCTGCCCTTTCATTTCcgatggagcaggtgtagttgccACTATCAGTCATTTGAGGgtttctcagagtgaggctgaagtctgaactgtCCAGAGCATCAGGCCTCATTGATGTGCGCCCGCTGTAAAGCTGGTTTTGTCCTGTTACATCATTTGTTTCCTCTCGTCTCACATGGACAGATTTGGGGTCGAGATCATTGCGAGTCCACAGCACTGTGGGGTTTTCCTCAGGTATAAAACCTGAGTACTCGCAAGGCAACAGGACAGATTTTTCCCCCTCATACACCTCCACTACCGGAGCcagggcatgctgggaaactggaaagagacacaagcacacacaacaaaaacacttatTATGTGTATGCAGTGGATTT harbors:
- the LOC101464983 gene encoding butyrophilin-like protein 2, with translation MKMLLPLLLLVLVSQHALAPVVEVYEGEKSVLLPCEYSGFIPEENPTVLWTRNDLDPKSVHVRREETNDVTGQNQLYSGRTSMRPDALDSSDFSLTLRNPQMTDSGNYTCSIGNERAELKLTDVQLHVKDQQVEVKVEEGSDSVILPCKTKPNIPEATRVEWTRSDLGLMVVREYSNQSGQLMTQDEVYRDQTKMNEDPLRTGDLSLTLKHPTERDSGGYICTIYRDKDILRWKVMLQVNKPFPSWAKALLVLLLVVSGGLLFYFRHYFMSVIPVKVKVEDGETSVTLPFKTTKHLSGEIQVIWERYEPFQKAHVFTNGQNQYEEQHEVYEGRTVMNDKPLETGDLSLTLKYPTDADSGEYKCLVWRKGTFIRKKTVLLKVKVCQVQFKVGAESVRLPFITTENLPEDTKVEWKHKEPEPSLNVNVYKNGSDQHEEQHEVYKGRTVMNEKPLETGDLSLTLKQPTVADSGEYKCLVWRKGNLIRKKTVLLRVKG